The Tripterygium wilfordii isolate XIE 37 chromosome 17, ASM1340144v1, whole genome shotgun sequence genome has a window encoding:
- the LOC119981871 gene encoding uncharacterized protein LOC119981871, which translates to MVLETLSSSFSQFKLNFNMNKMEMSLPMLMKELQSAEQIMGKEKQVHFVKVSNSGPKKYGCIYLMRRKSEALDKFKEFKAFAENQLDKCIKAIQSDRGGEYMLDEYKQYLTDNSIVSKLSAPRTPQQNGVAERRNRTLLDMIRQLNLDQDLCCAIGLDFLKGLVVAISTILRVKKNVENEQIAETNLDATPELRRSGRVARPPERFMYFGESVLVVSDELEPDPTSYEEAISDVDADHWLKAIESELESMYSNEVWDLVDIPDGIKPIGSKWVDKRKRGVDGKVETFKARLRKRV; encoded by the exons ATGGTCTTGGAGACCCTGTCGAGCTCATTCTCCCAGTTCAAGTTGAACTTCAACATGAACAAGATGGAGATGTCTCTTCCAATGCTTATGAAGGAACTTCAATCCGCTGAGCAGATAATGGGAAAGGAGAAGCAAGTCCATTTTGTTAAGGTTTCTAATTCTGGGCCTAAAAA GTATGGATGCATTTATCTAATGCGCCGCAAGTCTGAGGCTTTGgacaagttcaaagagtttaAAGCTTTTGCGGAGAACCAATTGGATAAATGCATCAAAGCTATACAGTCTGACCGTGGTGGcgaatacatgctagatgagtaTAAACAGTATCTCACGGATAATAGCATTGTTAGTAAGCTTTCTGCACCTAGAACTCCTCAACAAAACGGGGTAGCAGAAAGGAGAAATAGGACTCTACTGGATATG ataagacaactaaatttggACCAAGATCTGTGCTGTgctattgggttggatttcctaAAGGGACTCGTGGTGGCTATTTCTACAATCCTGAGAGTCAAAA AAAATGTTGAGAATGAACAAATAGCCGAAACAAATTTGGATGCAACACCAGAGCttcgtcgtagtgggagggtcGCACGACCTCCTGAAAGGTTCATGTACTTTGGAGAGTCAGTTTTGGTAGTGTCTGACGAACTTGAACCAGATCCCACTAGTTACGAAGAAGCAATTTCTGATGTTGATGCGGATCATTGGCTCAAAGCGATAGAATCTGAATTAGAGTCTATGTATTCTAATGAAGTGTGGGATCTTGTAGACATACCTGATGGAATAAAACCCATAGGGAGCAAATGGGTCgacaaaaggaaaagaggagtagatggaaaggttgaaacctttaaaGCAAGGCTCAGAAAAAGGGTATAG